One stretch of Phaeodactylum tricornutum CCAP 1055/1 chromosome 9, whole genome shotgun sequence DNA includes these proteins:
- a CDS encoding predicted protein: MKTRKAECIASAAKLIALVVLILTTANILALRSLFSLPMPGDGFDFDEYKGRLVEVSGKKGAKKQNISGFFEGIDTLYKSAETLESETRSIQASVTATSLLSKGSSTRSIVVVRAIGNPLSSTNSLNKTLRILEYILENEPSFPNTTRHWFLNRITDAKVEKAVIQRLKSCNETYTIIPFSLREYDSILYSFDSKDSIHSRHYIKLSTEEKAATLVEQSVQHNKIRYVTNINGARNAMLRYGKENSAAEFILPWDGHCFLTQEAWNAIQLSMQKYPRAKYFTSPIHQREGSFDTNVTAEPQIAFHRTALAQYNEYLRFGRRDKAELLTRIGVEGRWDEGIPWEDWELNFVNREQAADSVNGVPVAGWAACIHSGIENGDKLGTQLLKLNRPGQELSAQLVRLDLRASQELYGLSSSTLLYYTESQLAEESKMWNAGYHPAPVKELLERANRALSFGPWSVMDKRRFSCGVSDDCHDYFHVSPYQWPTLNSSGNTDYSKPFVLRDGERVPGTVAFSEGSEKYDRTKLMAMKFNTTVLALAYAVTGNTTYAHRAAENLRHWFIYNETRMSANLKFAQVKWNEKRREMVGSPSGLIEMKDLYFFLDGVKLIEKSGALSKSEIDQLRNWFADYLQWLLSSDQGRWQISADNNHGLFFDVQVAPLALYAGNLPLAITRMHRSISRIRRQMNATTGALPHELRRPICEHYQAFTLQGWTTMARMAEKIGLNYWKRFADSDVPSAETALCRAVRYANPYLSHRGVCPGNIDDINVRRWQPILVDALHHCPMLDHELTSGHHSVLIPPELIDPPLNHYEIPGLFNMSDGIGPFWNLGLF, translated from the coding sequence ATGAAAACGAGAAAAGCCGAATGCATTGCTTCGGCAGCTAAACTGATTGCTTTGGTTGTGTTGATTCTTACAACTGCCAATATTCTGGCGTTGCGATCCTTGTTCTCTTTGCCTATGCCTGGCGATggttttgattttgatgagTACAAAGGGAGGCTCGTTGAAGTTTCCGGCAAAAAAGGCGCTAAAAAACAAAATATCAGTGGATTCTTCGAGGGCATAGATACCTTATACAAGAGTGCAGAAACGCTGGAATCGGAAACAAGAAGCATCCAAGCCAGTGTAACAGCAACTTCCCTTTTATCAAAGGGATCGTCCACTCGTTCTATTGTCGTTGTACGGGCCATCGGGAATCCCCTTTCTTCGACCAACTCATTGAACAAAACACTACGAATTCTCGAATATATTCTTGAAAACGAGCCTTCCTTTCCCAATACAACCCGTCATTGGTTTTTGAATCGAATTACTGATGCGAAGGTCGAGAAGGCAGTCATCCAACGCTTAAAGTCTTGTAATGAAACGTACACAATCATCCCTTTTTCGCTTCGCGAATACGACAGCATTTTGTATTCTTTTGACAGTAAGGATTCAATTCATTCGAGGCACTATATCAAACTCTCGACGGAAGAAAAGGCTGCGACGCTTGTTGAACAAAGTGTGCAACACAACAAAATCCGATATGTTACCAACATCAATGGCGCGAGAAATGCCATGCTACGCTATGGCAAAGAGAATAGCGCTGCGGAATTTATTCTTCCATGGGATGGACACTGTTTTCTCACGCAGGAAGCTTGGAATGCGATCCAGTTGTCTATGCAAAAGTATCCGAGAGCAAAATATTTTACTTCACCCATTCATCAACGCGAAGGATCTTTCGATACCAATGTCACAGCAGAGCCACAAATTGCATTTCATCGTACGGCCCTGGCGCAATACAACGAATATCTTCGGTTCGGCCGCCGCGATAAAGCGGAGCTATTGACCCGAATCGGCGTCGAAGGACGATGGGACGAGGGTATTCCTTGGGAAGACTGGGAACTTAACTTCGTAAACCGTGAGCAAGCGGCCGATTCCGTAAACGGCGTTCCAGTTGCGGGTTGGGCAGCTTGTATACATTCTGGAATCGAAAATGGCGACAAACTGGGAACACAATTACTAAAACTGAACCGACCCGGTCAAGAACTATCTGCCCAGCTGGTTAGGTTGGATCTCCGAGCGTCACAGGAGCTTTATGGGCTATCATCTTCAACACTATTGTACTACACAGAGAGCCAACTAGCAGAGGAGAGTAAGATGTGGAATGCTGGTTACCATCCAGCTCCTGTGaaagagcttttggaacggGCAAATAGAGCATTATCGTTCGGACCATGGTCAGTGATGGACAAGCGTCGGTTCAGCTGCGGCGTTTCTGATGATTGTCATGATTACTTCCATGTGTCACCATATCAATGGCCTACGTTGAACAGCTCAGGAAACACAGACTATTCGAAACCATTTGTTCTACGAGATGGTGAGCGTGTGCCTGGAACCGTCGCATTTAGTGAAGGGAGCGAAAAATATGATCGGACAAAATTGATGGCAATGAAGTTTAACACTACtgtcttggccttggcgtaCGCGGTAACTGGAAACACTACGTACGCCCACCGGGCAGCGGAAAACCTACGCCATTGGTTCATCTACAATGAGACAAGAATGAGTGCAAACTTGAAATTCGCTCAGGTCAAATGGAACGAAAAAAGACGAGAAATGGTTGGGTCCCCATCTGGCTTGATCGAAATGAAGGATCTATATTTCTTTTTGGATGGGGTGAAACTCATTGAAAAGTCTGGCGCGCTATCTAAATCTGAGATTGACCAGCTACGCAATTGGTTTGCAGACTATCTTCAGTGGTTGCTTTCCAGTGATCAGGGTCGGTGGCAGATTTCTGCCGACAATAATCACGGTCTGTTTTTCGATGTTCAAGTGGCACCACTTGCGCTGTACGCTGGTAATCTACCACTTGCAATCACGCGAATGCATCGGTCGATTTCTCGCATTCGACGGCAGATGAATGCCACCACGGGAGCCCTACCACACGAATTGAGACGGCCAATTTGCGAGCATTACCAGGCATTCACACTCCAGGGATGGACTACAATGGCAAGAATGGCGGAAAAGATTGGCTTGAACTACTGGAAACGATTTGCAGATTCAGATGTTCCAAGTGCAGAGACGGCTCTTTGTCGAGCAGTGCGTTATGCGAACCCGTATTTATCTCATCGTGGCGTATGTCCCGGTAACATTGACGATATCAACGTGAGGCGTTGGCAACCAATACTCGTGGATGCACTGCACCACTGCCCTATGCTAGATCACGAATTGACGTCAGGACACCACAGCGTCCTGATCCCCCCTGAACTAATAGATCCACCTTTGAATCACTACGAGATTCCTGGATTGTTCAACATGTCAGACGGGATAGGGCCTTTTTGGAACTTGGGATTGTTTTAA
- a CDS encoding predicted protein, with translation MSETAECDLCGNYNAVAATVGLYKGDMARAASKQVEDLERLWEKQLEERTHSPNAAKSTLSEKTESTHTLSQTSVRTPNAGWNRVCRYSRESNRSSPSRQIQSSLPKIASALPTSNTTLTTPSRATTSTVGTHQVEQDLSRQATYKEEENLVLDHSKEEQEMRDYSFYATPLYPGNRIAREKIKSAKKSRTCQGHQLQPHMVPNSRKNRAPSFVLPSEIIIPVIVEQKSTIGHSKLPWNFSIKHWESSIDRGRPWLVSPLPSPHSGTAQKSKSTHKPILPDDMECGSI, from the coding sequence ATGTCTGAAACAGCCGAATGCGACCTTTGCGGAAATTACAACGCCGTCGCCGCAACCGTTGGTCTGTACAAAGGAGACATGGCACGAGCGGCAAGCAAACAAGTAGAAGATTTGGAACGCCTTTGGGAAAAGCAATTGGAAGAACGTACACATTCTCCCAATGCTGCAAAGTCGACTCTCAGTGAAAAGACAGAATCGACGCATACGTTATCACAAACAAGCGTACGCACACCGAACGCTGGTTGGAATCGCGTGTGTCGGTACTCCAGAGAATCAAACAGAAGTAGTCCTTCGCGCCAAATTCAAAGTTCGCTTCCGAAGATTGCCTCGGCTCTCCCCACTTCAAACACGACTCTAACCACCCCGAGCCGAGCAACCACTTCCACGGTAGGGACCCACCAAGTCGAGCAAGATCTTTCTCGCCAAGCTACTtacaaagaagaagaaaacttGGTTCTTGATCACAGCAAAGAAGAGCAGGAAATGCGAGATTATTCATTTTACGCAACACCACTCTACCCGGGCAATAGAATTGCTAGAGAAAAAATCAAGTCGGCAAAGAAATCACGTACTTGCCAAGGGCACCAACTGCAACCACATATGGTGCCAAACAGTCGAAAGAATCGAGCGCCCTCCTTTGTACTTCCAAGTGAGATTATAATTCCAGTAATAGTGGAACAAAAATCTACCATTGGTCACAGTAAGCTACCATGGAACTTCTCTATCAAACACTGGGAATCAAGCATAGACCGCGGAAGACCGTGGTTAGTAAGCCCCTTACCAAGTCCGCACTCCGGAACAGCtcagaaaagcaaaagcacACACAAACCAATCCTACCAGATGACATGGAATGTGGCTCGATTTag
- a CDS encoding predicted protein: MSRSLVEGDGHSLGEESVSLSSSRPPRSLDDFLELASRPAPHTPPPYRYWLIFLSLGLANSSDASEILCLSYILSEKRFEDVILHDEAWRKSLLAAAVFLGMLMGGLFVGALGDWHGRRPMLLVGLTTNSVAGLLSALATDAISLSALRLVAGIGIGATVPPLFTLCSELAPPADRGFWVTVAASFWMVGSIYVAIIGWTLLGNGASWRVFAAACALPSAFGCVMVYRFVPESPRFLAMRGDHERAVAVAQYLADSMNYVGSRLRQEELLEYYPRHAGDTERRFPGDVSCWHQITKAFTTFAVSVTQLYKPQLQKTTWPLQMVWFSLSFGSYGLLTWINTLFVEVHLENLYLNSLLFALSNLPGNLLSAWLLDRTGRATLLVGSVIAAALSLLAFAYVAAQEASDSPSVSKSWIIVAACSFQCFTITAWNSIDVMTSELFPTTVRSTGMGLCAASGRVGAMLAQLVNGALVQNPTRLLIVAAITLLMGALTPALLPGGDQTGMAMLDRVAVVHEDNDEDSVLDVSLRDRVVLQSRQNQKHNEHGYNLVDSVVSRQAHRSTSMVE; encoded by the coding sequence ATGAGCCGTTCCCTGGTTGAAGGCGATGGACACTCTCTGGGAGAAGAAAGCGTATCTTTGTCGTCCAGTCGACCGCCACGATCGCTGGACGATTTCCTGGAACTAGCGTCCCGTCCGGCCCCACACACGCCCCCGCCATACCGCTATTGGCTTATCTTTTTAAGCCTAGGATTGGCAAACAGTTCGGACGCTTCCGAAATTTTGTGCTTGTCGTACATTCTGTCGGAGAAAAGATTCGAGGATGTCATTTTACACGACGAGGCGTGGCGGAAAAGTTTGTTGGCTGCTGCCGTCTTTTTGGGAATGCTGATGGGGGGTCTCTTTGTGGGAGCCTTGGGCGATTGGCATGGCCGTCGACCAATGTTGTTGGTCGGGTTAACGACCAACTCCGTGGCGGGGCTCTTGTCGGCTTTGGCAACGGACGCAATTTCTCTTAGCGCGTTGCGGTTGGTGGCTGGTATAGGTATTGGTGCTACAGTACCACCGTTGTTCACCTTGTGTAGTGAACTGGCGCCCCCGGCCGACCGCGGCTTTTGGGTTACGGTCGCAGCTAGCTTTTGGATGGTTGGTAGCATTTATGTGGCTATTATAGGCTGGACTCTGTTGGGCAATGGAGCTTCTTGGAGAGTTTTTGCGGCTGCCTGTGCGCTACCGTCAGCATTTGGATGCGTCATGGTCTACCGCTTCGTTCCTGAGAGTCCACGTTTCTTGGCCATGCGAGGAGACCACGAGCGGGCAGTAGCCGTGGCGCAATACTTGGCCGACTCTATGAACTACGTTGGGTCTCGCTTGCGACAGGAAGAACTGCTTGAATATTATCCGCGACACGCTGGAGATACAGAACGTCGGTTCCCTGGCGATGTCTCGTGTTGGCATCAGATTACCAAAGCATTTACGACCTTTGCGGTTTCCGTTACCCAACTCTACAAACCACAACTCCAGAAAACAACCTGGCCGTTACAGATGGTTTGGTTTAGTCTCTCATTCGGTAGCTACGGACTTTTGACCTGGATCAATACGCTTTTTGTCGAAGTGCACCTGGAAAATCTGTACCTGAACTCGTTGCTCTTTGCGCTGTCAAATTTACCCGGAAATCTTCTTTCGGCCTGGTTGCTCGATCGGACGGGGCGAGCGACGCTACTAGTAGGTAGCGTGATTGCGGCGGCCCTTTCCCTCTTGGCCTTCGCCTACGTGGCAGCACAGGAAGCCAGTGACTCTCCATCAGTGTCCAAATCCTGGATTATTGTAGCTGCCTGCTCCTTTCAATGCTTTACGATTACGGCGTGGAATTCGATTGACGTCATGACGTCAGAACTTTTTCCGACGACAGTCCGGTCAACTGGAATGGGACTTTGTGCAGCGTCCGGTCGAGTTGGGGCAATGCTTGCACAACTGGTCAATGGAGCCTTGGTGCAAAATCCGACGCGGCTTTTGATCGTGGCCGCTATTACTTTATTGATGGGAGCACTCACCCCAGCTTTACTGCCGGGGGGTGATCAGACAGGGATGGCAATGCTTGATCGGGTTGCGGTTGTGCATGAGGACAATGACGAAGACAGTGTTCTGGATGTTTCATTGCGAGATCGTGTGGTACTGCAATCTCGGCAGAATCAAAAACACAACGAGCACGGCTATAATCTGGTAGATTCGGTTGTATCGCGACAAGCACATCGATCGACTTCAATGGTAGAGTGA
- a CDS encoding predicted protein has product DALVVLDVTHSNLEQRHAELRFAKHDSLETLRTRIHQKTGTSAQFQHLLVYDNHDDNSLLHEIPPETSDDIKLGYFGILHHGMRVHCVDLNPHSGSAGGAYEDVSLVEKYRMTEDEYDARKGTLRDWGRQQRELVVDEPDVVAPIKMSEMVGSDEYGLDSVAHCQVGQRCQVEPGQRRGEIAFIGKLSQEKPGHWVGVRFDEPVGQNNGVDNGVVFFEAMDRYGAFVRGKKVVTGDFPERDIFDSDD; this is encoded by the exons GATGCCCTCGTTGTCCTAGACGTGACACACTCCAACCTCGAACAACGCCACGCCGAGCTACGGTTCGCCAAACATGATAGCCTGGAGACGTTACGGACGCGCATTCACCAAAAGACCGGCACATCGGCTCAATTTCAGCACTTGCTCGTTTACGACAACCACGACGATAACAGTTTACTGCACGAGATACCACCCGAAACCTCGGACGACATCAAACTGGGCTATTTCGGTATCCTACACCACGGAATGCGGGTGCACTGCGTAGACCTCAATCCTCACTCGGGCTCTGCCGGAGGCGCTTACGAAGATGTTTCGTTAGTGGAGAAATATCGCATGACGGAGGATGAATACGATGCCCGTAAAGGTACGCTACGAGATTGGGGACGCCAGCAGCGAGAGC TTGTTGTGGACGAACCCGATGTGGTGGCACCCATCAAAATGTCAGAAATGGTTGGATCAGATGAGTACGGACTGGACTCGGtagctcactgtcaggttGGGCAACGCTGTCAGGTAGAGCCGGGTCAGAGGAGGGGCGAAATAGCTTTTATTGGAAAACTTTCTCAGGAAAAGCCGGGCCACTGGGTTGGTGTTCGCTTCGACGAACCAGTCGGTCAGAATAACGGAGTGGACAACGGTGTTGTGTTTTTCGAAGCAATGGATCGATACGGTGCGTTTGTTCGTGGTAAAAAAGTTGTAACCGGAGACTTTCCAGAGCGCGACATCTTCGATAgtgatgac
- a CDS encoding predicted protein gives MKFLSANTLLCLILGVPVALALVPSSGWKLPDARPSLQSRNLQVGEVLGQALTAPVILGGMYAAVMVFKENAKFNEVDPVYQASKPGETASPDPKPVSPPLETKVVPEKVVEQLETAMDDATDAVEEAFLGSTATTTVAAAPMEEKFENNPPATPKGFTPTPPEKTLNDLVKEVGNTLEKNRAVERTVASRKLAQQQIEPAEPTMADDTPKSALEAETLTPKVKTGTPSANKSKRRAAMRLIKKVVAPWRKWKNIQ, from the coding sequence ATGAAGTTTCTCTCGGCCAACACACTACTGTGTTTGATACTGGGGGTACCGGTGGCCCTAGCGTTGGTGCCTTCTTCGGGATGGAAGCTACCCGACGCGCGACCTTCGCTTCAATCTCGAAATCTACAGGTCGGTGAAGTGTTGGGGCAAGCTTTGACGGCTCCCGTTATTCTCGGCGGCATGTACGCCGCCGTCATGGTATTCAAAGAAAATGCCAAATTCAACGAAGTGGATCCAGTTTACCAGGCTTCAAAACCTGGGGAGACCGCCTCGCCCGATCCGAAGCCGGTATCGCCTCCGCTCGAAACCAAGGTCGTTCCCGAAAAAGTAGTGGAGCAACTGGAGACGGCCATGGACGACGCGACAGATGCCGTGGAAGAAGCCTTTCTCGGATCTACAGCGACTACAACAGTAGCCGCAGCACCAATGGAAGAAAAGTTCGAGAACAATCCTCCCGCTACACCCAAAGGTTTTACGCCCACTCCTCCCGAGAAGACTCTGAACGACCTCGTGAAAGAAGTCGGCAATacgttggaaaagaaccgAGCCGTGGAGCGTACCGTGGCGTCGCGTAAACTAGCGCAACAACAAATAGAGCCTGCAGAGCCTACCATGGCCGACGATACCCCCAAGTCGGCGCTCGAAGCTGAAACGTTGACCCCAAAAGTCAAAACCGGTACACCGTCGGCAAACAAGAGCAAGCGCCGGGCAGCTATGCGCTTGATAAAAAAGGTGGTGGCACCTTGGCGAAAATGGAAGAATATCCAGTAA
- a CDS encoding predicted protein, producing the protein MRSELSKFMLVCIGSATLLSACSNAFVSIASFKSSVSRSDRAYGTSHSSSALFSTEAKAKTLFDTVDERTGKPTGTSFLPADVVELAAKGNPIEKAKLAKDGTSAFIDVYEYARKIREGEMTWEEVEKADLDTRLKYVGMLHRGKRTPGQFMMRLKVPNGIVNADQMRFYADCVSKYDEELGVVDITTRANIQLRGVKIEDAPDIIDGLHARNQTSFQSALDSVRNMVGSPLAGIDDQEMVDTREFCNALNDLVSLDPVTETRGNPMWGNLPRKFNIAVSGSRDDFAHTHINDIGLQPCPHAKTGEMGFNVVLGGYMSIKRVAEAISANMWIKADRESVVTLSEAILRIFRDESERKDRQKARLMWLVEKYGVEEWKKAVTKEITSYDRGVSVEDAQPAPSGKFERRELLGIHKQPQDGKVRVGVLVPSGRLSRHECREIADIADKYSDGEVRLTVEQNIIFPNVDEDKVDELLAEPAFGAGKRLKTNPGFIEGNIVSCTGAQFCGLALIETKSNAEALGKKLERLVTVDRPIRIHWTGCPNSCGQVQVADIGIMGGPARKEIDGKKMAVPGCKIFVGGRVGEDAHLALEPYKEGIPLDDDDLLPVLVDILKTEFGAKEKR; encoded by the exons ATGAGGTCAGAGCTTTCCAAATTTATGCTCGTGTGCATCGGCAGTGCGACGCTGCTCTCGGCGTGTTCCAATGCCTTTGTATCGATAGCGTCATTCAAATCTTCCGTATCTCGCAGCGACCGTGCGTATGGTACATCACACTCGTCTTCAGCATTGTTTTCTACCGAAGCCAAGGCGAAGACTTTATTTGATACAGTCGATGAACGTACAGGCAAACCGACGGGAACATCCTTCTTACCTGCCGATGTCGTTGAGCTCGCTGCCAAGGGAAATCCGATCGAGAAGGCCAAGCTGGCCAAGGACGGCACGTCGGCGTTCATCGACGTATACGAGTATGCGCGTAAGATCCGAGAAGGGGAAATGACCTGGGAAGAAGTAGAGAAAGCCGATCTCGATACG AGACTCAAGTACGTCGGTATGCTGCACCGCGGCAAGCGCACACCCGGTCAATTCATGATGCGTCTCAAGGTACCGAACGGCATAGTCAATGCCGACCAAATGCGATTCTACGCCGACTGCGTGTCGAAatacgacgaagaattgggCGTCGTTGACATTACCACCCGTGCAAATATCCAACTGCGGGGTGTCAAAATTGAAGACGCCCCCGACATTATTGATGGTCTGCATGCGCGTAACCAAACCAGTTTCCAATCGGCATTGGACAGCGTCCGCAACATGGTCGGAAGTCCACTGGCCGGTATTGACGACCAAGAAATGGTCGACACGCGCGAGTTCTGCAACGCCCTGAACGACTTGGTCAGTCTCGACCCCGTCACGGAAACCCGTGGCAATCCAATGTGGGGCAACTTGCCGAGAAAATTTAATATTGCCGTATCCGGATCCCGAGATGACTTTGCCCACACGCACATCAACGATATTGGATTGCAACCTTGTCCCCATGCAAAAACGGGCGAAATGGGCTTTAATGTGGTGCTAGGCGGATACATGTCGATTAAACGTGTCGCTGAAGCCATCTCGGCGAACATGTGGATCAAAGCGGATCGAGAATCTGTGGTAACCTTATCGGAAGCAATTTTACGCATTTTTCGGGATGAATCAGAGCGAAAGGACCGTCAAAAGGCGCGTCTCATGTGGCTCGTTGAAAAGTATGGAGTAGAAGAGTGGAAGAAAGCCGTCACCAAGGAGATTACAAGCTACGATCGTGGGGTGTCCGTGGAAGATGCCCAGCCCGCGCCCTCCGGTAAATTCGAACGTCGTGAACTTTTGGGAATTCACAAACAACCACAAGACGGCAAAGTTCGCGTTGGCGTTCTAGTACCGTCCGGACGACTTAGTCGACACGAATGCCGTGAGATTGCGGACATTGCGGACAAGTACTCGGACGGCGAAGTTCGATTGACCGTCGAACAAAATATCATTTTTCCCAATGTTGATGAAGACAAGGTTGATGAGCTCCTCGCGGAGCCTGCATTTGGCGCTGGCAAGCGACTGAAAACAAATCCTGGATTTATCGAAGGAAACATTGTGAGTTGCACCGGAGCTCAATTCTGTGGATTGGCGTTGATTGAAACAAAGAGCAATGCGGAAGCACTAGGCAAGAAACTGGAACGACTTGTCACAGTTGACCGTCCTATTCGCATACATTGGACTGGGTGTCCTAACTCGTGTGGTCAAGTTCAAGTCGCTGATATTGGAATCATGGGCGGGCCGGCCCGCAAAGAAATTGATGGAAAGAAAATGGCAGTCCCCGGATGCAAGATCTTTGTTGGCGGCCGTGTCGGCGAAGATGCTCATTTGGCACTGGAACCGTATAAGGAGGGCATTCcgctggacgacgacgatcttcTGCCAGTGTTAGTTGACATTCTTAAAACTGAATTCGGTGCGAAGGAAAAGAGATGA